The Rhinoraja longicauda isolate Sanriku21f chromosome 19, sRhiLon1.1, whole genome shotgun sequence genome includes a window with the following:
- the LOC144602926 gene encoding putative G-protein coupled receptor 139: MAIADLMVITFVVILDEIINTYFPYNFFNHTAICRLILTMIFISLDCSVWLTVAFTFDRFIAICHQMLRAKYCTEKNVTIVIAVVFCASIVENIPYYFIYEPREVVNGVEWSCYVKSSFYTLPIWAAFLWLETILSPFAPYVLILLLNSLTIRHIILANRVRSGLRGNNSTAKHTDPEMENRRKSIVLLLAISGSFILLWMVNLICFICVQFTDTQFLEASYNDPFTIAELSGYMLKSLSSCTNTFIYAVSQRKFREEMKNVIKWPMALVAKVTK; encoded by the coding sequence ATGGCAATCGCTGACTTGATGGTTATTACATTTGTTGTAATTTTAGATGAGATTATTAATACATATTTTCCATATAACTTCTTCAATCACACCGCTATTTGCAGATTGATTCTCACCATGATTTTTATTTCCCTGGATTGTTCAGTATGGCTCACTGTGGCTTTTACTTTCGATCGCTTTATTGCCATTTGCCATCAAATGCTAcgagcaaaatattgcactgaaaaAAATGTGACTATAGTGATAGCTGTGGTGTTTTGTGCAAGCATTGTAGAAAACATTCCGTACTATTTTATATACGAACCTCGCGAGGTAGTTAATGGCGTCGAGTGGTCGTGCTATGTAAAATCAAGCTTCTATACGTTACCTATTTGGGCGGCATTTTTGTGGCTGGAAACGATTTTGAGCCCATTTGCACCCTATGTGTTGATCTTGCTGCTTAATTCCCTGACCATCAGGCACATAATACTGGCTAATCGTGTGAGGAGTGGATTACGTGGAAACAACAGTACTGCGAAACACACGGACCCAGAGATGGAGAACCGCAGAAAATCCATCGTTTTGCTGCTCGCCATATCTGGCAGCTTTATTCTCTTGTGGATggttaatttgatatgtttcataTGCGTGCAATTTACTGACACGCAATTTTTGGAAGCAAGTTACAATGATCCCTTCACTATTGCTGAGTTATCAGGGTACATGCTGAAGTCTTTGAGTTCTTGCACAAACACCTTTATTTATGCTGTGTCCCAGAGAAAATTCAGAGAGGAAATGAAAAACGTGATCAAATGGCCCATGGCTCTTGTTGCCAAGGTAACCAAATAA
- the LOC144602924 gene encoding uncharacterized protein LOC144602924, with amino-acid sequence MAAADLMVLIFEVILSEMSGAYYPYSFLNLSHICKLRIFFNSISIDCSVWLTVAFTFDRFITICHQTLRAKYCTEKTAALVITVTCILSIVQNIPVYIFLVPLHIIDNVAWYCRLSPVVYTTSIGAALLLMETILIPVVPILLIILLNALTIKHIIHSNRVRSGLRRNNKAECGADQEVENRRKSIILLLAISGSFVLLWMVTFVCYMSVNFLDVNLLGSDYNDPFTIAELSGYMLRALSACINTFIYGVSQKKFREEFKNVIKSPFVFLSNSIKYLK; translated from the coding sequence atggccgcagctgatttaatggttctgatcttcgaggtaattctctcCGAGATGTCCGGTGCCTATTATCCTTATTCATTCCTCAACTTATCTCACATTTGTAAGCTGCGTATTTTCTTCAATAGTATTTCCATTGATTGCTCTGTCTGGCTAACGGTggctttcaccttcgatcgatttaTCACTATTTGTCATCAGACTTTAcgagcaaaatattgcactgagaaaactgcGGCTTTGGTGATAACAGTAACATGTATCTTAAGTATTGTTCAAAATATTCCAGTGTATATTTTCCTCGTACCCCTACACATAATTGACAACGTGGCTTGGTACTGTAGGTTATCACCAGTTGTCTACACCACATCGATAGGGGCAGCACTTTTGCTGATGGAAACCATTTTAATCCCAGTTGTACCAATTTTACTGATTATTCTCCTCAACGCCCTGACAATCAAACACATTATACACTCCAATAGAGTGAGGAGTGGTCTCCGACGCAACAACAAGGCCGAGTGCGGCGCAGATCAAGAGGTGGAAAACcgaaggaagtccatcattctattgctggccatatccggtagCTTCGTACTACTTTGGATGGTTACCTTCGTGTGTTACATGAGTGTAAACTTCCTAGACGTTAATCTTTTAGGGTCAGATTacaacgacccatttaccattgcagaactgtccggatatatgctgagGGCTCTGAGTGCTTGCatcaacacgtttatttatggggtgtcccagaaaaaattcagggaggaatttaaaaatgtgattaaGAGCCCATTCGTTTTCTTGTCAAATTCAATAAAGTATCTTAAATAG